In one Streptomyces sp. NBC_01288 genomic region, the following are encoded:
- a CDS encoding NCS1 family nucleobase:cation symporter-1, which translates to MTDTAPAAIPPTAQVTLADGRVELAPGSPLPSGPYANDDLLPVPVEKRTWTTYNFSALWVGMAHNTASWTLASGLIAVGMDWKQAVFTIALANLIVLVPMLLTGHAGPKYGIPFPVFARASFGVRGANLPAVVRALVACGWFGIQTWIGGEAIFFLAGKLIGDSWADASHIGGYAWTMWLSFALFWVLQVAIIYRGMETIRRFENWAAPFVLVGAFVMLWWMSDKAGGFGPLFDQPSKLGWGGSFWKLFWPSLMGMIGFWSTLSLNIPDFTRYGKSQKAQTWGQALGLPTTMTLFAFLSVMVTSGSQAVYGTAIWDPVQLAAKTDNVVGLLYALVTVLVATLSVNIAANLVSPAFDFSNIAPRKISFRTGALVTSVLAVLIFPWKLYSDPQGYIFTWLGLVGGLLGTVAGILIADYWILRRGKLDLADLYRKGGRYWYDGGWNWRAVVAFVVGGVLAVGGADFHPLIDGRPIPALSSLADYGWAVGLGTSMLLYVVLTLLTGKRTEPVPEAAPETVEA; encoded by the coding sequence ATGACCGACACCGCTCCCGCGGCCATACCGCCGACCGCTCAAGTCACCCTCGCCGACGGGCGGGTGGAGCTCGCCCCGGGGTCTCCGCTGCCCAGCGGTCCTTACGCCAACGACGATCTGCTCCCGGTTCCCGTCGAGAAGCGCACCTGGACCACGTACAACTTTTCCGCACTGTGGGTCGGCATGGCCCACAACACGGCCTCCTGGACGCTTGCTTCGGGTCTCATCGCCGTCGGCATGGACTGGAAGCAGGCGGTGTTCACCATCGCCCTGGCCAACCTGATCGTGCTCGTGCCGATGCTGCTCACCGGGCACGCGGGGCCGAAGTACGGCATCCCCTTCCCGGTCTTCGCGCGTGCCTCGTTCGGCGTGCGCGGCGCCAACCTCCCCGCTGTCGTACGGGCGTTGGTGGCCTGTGGCTGGTTCGGCATCCAGACCTGGATCGGCGGTGAGGCGATCTTCTTCCTCGCCGGCAAGCTGATCGGGGACAGTTGGGCCGACGCCTCGCACATCGGCGGGTACGCCTGGACGATGTGGCTGTCGTTCGCGCTGTTCTGGGTGCTCCAAGTGGCCATCATCTACCGGGGTATGGAGACGATCCGCCGCTTCGAGAACTGGGCGGCGCCCTTCGTGCTCGTCGGCGCCTTCGTGATGCTGTGGTGGATGAGCGACAAGGCCGGCGGCTTCGGCCCGCTCTTCGACCAGCCGTCGAAGCTGGGTTGGGGCGGCAGCTTCTGGAAGCTGTTCTGGCCCTCCCTGATGGGCATGATCGGGTTCTGGTCCACGTTGTCCCTGAACATCCCGGACTTCACCCGCTACGGCAAGAGCCAGAAGGCCCAGACATGGGGCCAGGCGCTCGGACTGCCGACCACGATGACCCTGTTCGCGTTCCTGTCGGTCATGGTCACCTCCGGTTCGCAGGCCGTCTACGGCACGGCGATCTGGGACCCGGTGCAGCTGGCGGCGAAGACGGACAACGTCGTGGGCCTGCTGTACGCGCTGGTGACCGTGCTGGTCGCGACCCTGTCCGTGAACATCGCGGCCAACCTGGTCTCGCCTGCCTTCGACTTCTCCAACATCGCGCCCCGGAAGATCAGTTTCCGCACCGGCGCCCTGGTGACCAGCGTCCTCGCGGTGCTGATCTTCCCCTGGAAGCTGTACTCCGACCCGCAGGGCTACATCTTCACCTGGCTCGGCCTGGTCGGCGGTCTGCTCGGCACGGTCGCCGGCATCCTCATCGCCGACTACTGGATCCTGCGCCGCGGCAAGCTCGACCTCGCCGACCTGTACCGCAAGGGCGGCCGCTACTGGTACGACGGCGGCTGGAACTGGCGGGCCGTCGTCGCCTTCGTGGTGGGTGGCGTGCTCGCCGTCGGCGGCGCCGACTTCCACCCGCTGATCGACGGCCGGCCCATCCCGGCCCTGTCCTCGCTCGCCGACTACGGCTGGGCCGTGGGCCTGGGCACGTCGATGCTGCTCTACGTAGTCCTCACGTTGCTGACCGGAAAGCGGACGGAACCGGTGCCGGAAGCGGCACCGGAGACCGTCGAGGCGTAA
- a CDS encoding TIGR03842 family LLM class F420-dependent oxidoreductase gives MDFGLVLQTDPPASRVISLMKRAERNGFTYGWTFDSAVLWQEPFVIYSQILANTTKLTVGPMVTNPGTRTWEVTASTFATLNDMFGNRTVCGIGRGDSAMRVAGRTPNTLARISEAMKVIRALGSGQEADLGGTVIKFPWAKEDAQLPVWMAAYGPKALKMTGEEADGFILQLSDLYLTEYMVKAVKDAAVAAGRDPSEVKICVAAPAYVTEDDSPEALAHARDQCRWFGGMVGNHVADLVAKYGEHSAAVPDELTDYIKAREGYDYSHHGRSDNPDTAFVPDEIVDRFCIIGSAEKQIEKLNALRELGVDQFAVYDMHDAQEATIDAYGSKIIPAVNA, from the coding sequence ATGGACTTCGGACTCGTACTCCAAACCGACCCGCCGGCCTCGCGGGTCATCAGCCTGATGAAGCGCGCCGAGCGCAACGGCTTCACCTACGGCTGGACCTTCGACTCCGCCGTGCTGTGGCAGGAGCCGTTCGTGATCTACAGTCAGATCCTGGCCAACACCACGAAGTTGACGGTCGGCCCGATGGTCACCAACCCGGGCACCCGCACCTGGGAGGTCACCGCCTCCACCTTCGCCACCCTGAACGACATGTTCGGCAACCGCACGGTCTGCGGTATCGGCCGCGGCGACTCCGCGATGCGGGTGGCGGGCCGGACTCCCAACACCCTGGCCCGGATCAGCGAGGCCATGAAGGTCATCAGGGCGCTCGGCTCCGGCCAGGAGGCGGACCTCGGCGGCACGGTCATCAAGTTCCCCTGGGCCAAGGAGGACGCCCAACTCCCGGTCTGGATGGCCGCGTACGGCCCCAAGGCGCTGAAGATGACCGGCGAGGAGGCCGACGGCTTCATCCTCCAGCTCTCGGACCTCTACCTCACCGAGTACATGGTCAAGGCGGTCAAGGACGCGGCCGTCGCCGCCGGACGCGATCCGTCCGAGGTCAAGATCTGCGTCGCCGCCCCGGCCTACGTCACCGAGGACGACTCGCCCGAGGCGCTCGCCCACGCGCGCGACCAGTGCCGCTGGTTCGGCGGCATGGTCGGCAACCACGTCGCCGACCTCGTCGCCAAGTACGGCGAGCACTCCGCCGCCGTACCCGACGAACTCACGGACTACATCAAGGCCCGTGAGGGGTACGACTATTCGCACCACGGTCGCTCCGACAACCCCGACACCGCCTTCGTGCCCGACGAGATCGTCGACCGGTTCTGCATCATCGGATCGGCCGAGAAGCAGATCGAAAAGCTCAACGCCCTGCGCGAGTTGGGCGTCGACCAGTTCGCCGTCTACGACATGCACGACGCGCAGGAGGCCACGATCGACGCCTACGGGTCGAAGATCATCCCGGCCGTCAACGCCTGA
- the hydA gene encoding dihydropyrimidinase, whose translation MSTRTVIRGGLVITASDELHADVLIEDGRIAALAASGTTVAEGWTAEKVIDATGKYVIPGGVDAHTHMEMPFGGTKAADTFETGTRAAAWGGTTTIVDFAIQSVGGALREGLDAWHAKAEGNCAIDYGFHMIVSDVNEDTLKEMDLLVQEGVTSFKQFMAYPGVFYSDDGQILRAMQRAADNGGLIMMHAENGIAIDVLVEQALARGERDPRYHGEVRKALLEAEATHRAIKLAQVAGAPLYVVHVSAMEAVAEIARARDEGLPVFGETCPQYLFLSTDNLAEPDFEGAKYVCSTPLRPKEHQAKLWQGLRTNDLQVVSTDHCPFCFVGQKELGRGDFSKIPNGMPGVENRMDLLHQGVVDGHISRRRWIEIACASPARMFGLYPKKGTIAPGADADVVIYDPHAEQTVSAETHHMNVDYSAYEGKRLTGRVETVLSRGEPVITEREYTGHAGHGVYTPRATSQYLN comes from the coding sequence ATGAGCACCCGTACCGTAATCCGCGGCGGCCTAGTCATCACCGCGTCCGACGAACTCCACGCCGACGTCCTGATCGAGGACGGCCGAATCGCCGCCCTCGCGGCCTCCGGCACCACCGTCGCCGAGGGCTGGACCGCCGAGAAGGTCATCGACGCCACCGGGAAGTACGTCATCCCGGGCGGTGTGGACGCCCACACCCACATGGAGATGCCGTTCGGCGGAACGAAGGCGGCCGACACCTTCGAGACCGGCACCCGGGCCGCCGCCTGGGGCGGTACGACGACCATCGTCGACTTCGCCATCCAGAGCGTCGGCGGAGCCCTCCGCGAGGGCCTCGACGCCTGGCACGCCAAGGCCGAGGGCAACTGCGCCATCGACTACGGCTTCCACATGATCGTGTCCGACGTCAACGAGGACACCCTCAAGGAGATGGACCTGCTGGTGCAGGAGGGCGTCACCTCCTTCAAGCAGTTCATGGCCTACCCGGGCGTCTTCTACAGCGACGACGGCCAGATCCTGCGCGCCATGCAACGCGCCGCCGACAACGGCGGGTTGATCATGATGCACGCCGAGAACGGCATCGCGATCGACGTCCTCGTCGAGCAGGCGCTGGCCCGCGGCGAGCGGGACCCCCGCTACCACGGCGAGGTCCGCAAGGCCCTCCTCGAAGCCGAGGCCACCCACCGCGCCATCAAGCTCGCCCAGGTCGCCGGAGCACCTCTCTACGTCGTGCATGTCTCCGCGATGGAGGCGGTCGCCGAGATCGCCCGGGCACGCGACGAGGGCCTCCCCGTCTTCGGCGAGACCTGTCCGCAGTACCTGTTCCTGTCGACGGACAACCTCGCCGAGCCCGACTTCGAGGGCGCGAAGTACGTGTGCAGCACGCCCCTTCGGCCGAAGGAGCACCAGGCCAAGCTCTGGCAGGGCCTGCGCACCAACGACCTCCAGGTGGTCTCCACCGACCACTGCCCCTTCTGCTTCGTGGGCCAGAAGGAGCTGGGCCGGGGCGACTTCTCGAAGATCCCGAACGGCATGCCGGGCGTCGAGAACCGCATGGACCTGCTCCACCAGGGCGTCGTCGACGGGCACATCAGCCGCCGCCGCTGGATCGAGATCGCCTGCGCCTCCCCGGCGCGGATGTTCGGCCTCTACCCGAAGAAGGGCACCATCGCCCCGGGCGCGGACGCCGACGTCGTCATCTACGACCCGCACGCCGAGCAGACCGTCTCCGCCGAGACCCACCACATGAACGTCGACTACTCGGCGTACGAGGGCAAGCGCCTCACCGGCCGCGTCGAGACCGTCCTCTCGCGCGGCGAACCCGTCATCACCGAGCGGGAGTACACCGGGCACGCGGGCCACGGCGTCTACACCCCGCGTGCCACCAGCCAGTACCTCAACTAG
- a CDS encoding nitrilase-related carbon-nitrogen hydrolase, with protein sequence MSTVIRAALFQTAWTGDKESMIQVHEQAVRDAAAQGAQVLCFQELFYGPYFCQVQDKAFYEYAEAIPDGPIVKRFQALAKEHGIVLVLPMYEEEQPGVLYNTAAVIDADGSYLGKYRKHHIPQVPGFWEKFYFRPGNSGWPIFDTKVGKIGVYICYDRHFPEGWRALGLAGAEIVFNPSATSRGLSAYLWQLEQPAAAAANEYFVGAINRVGVEELGDNDFYGTTYFVDPEAQFVGEVASDKEPELVVRDLDLAKLREVRDRWQFYRDRRPDAYGPLTAP encoded by the coding sequence ATGAGCACAGTGATTCGTGCCGCTCTCTTCCAGACAGCCTGGACGGGCGACAAGGAGTCCATGATCCAGGTACACGAGCAGGCGGTCCGCGACGCGGCCGCGCAGGGTGCTCAAGTCCTGTGCTTCCAGGAGCTGTTCTACGGACCGTACTTCTGCCAGGTCCAGGACAAGGCGTTCTACGAGTACGCCGAGGCGATCCCGGACGGCCCGATCGTCAAGCGCTTCCAGGCGCTCGCCAAGGAGCACGGCATCGTCCTGGTCCTGCCGATGTACGAGGAGGAGCAGCCCGGCGTCCTCTACAACACGGCCGCCGTGATCGACGCGGACGGCTCCTACCTCGGCAAGTACCGCAAGCACCACATCCCCCAAGTACCGGGATTCTGGGAGAAGTTCTACTTCCGCCCGGGCAACAGCGGCTGGCCGATCTTCGACACCAAGGTCGGCAAGATCGGCGTCTACATCTGCTACGACCGCCACTTCCCGGAGGGCTGGCGTGCGTTGGGCCTCGCCGGTGCCGAGATCGTCTTCAACCCGTCGGCGACCTCGCGCGGCCTGTCCGCCTACCTGTGGCAGCTGGAGCAGCCCGCGGCTGCTGCCGCCAACGAGTACTTCGTCGGCGCCATCAACCGTGTCGGCGTAGAGGAGTTGGGCGACAACGACTTCTACGGCACGACCTACTTCGTCGACCCGGAGGCCCAGTTCGTCGGCGAGGTGGCCAGCGACAAGGAGCCCGAACTCGTCGTCCGGGACCTGGACTTGGCGAAACTCCGAGAGGTCCGCGACCGCTGGCAGTTCTACCGCGACCGCCGCCCGGACGCGTACGGCCCCCTGACCGCCCCGTAA
- a CDS encoding PucR family transcriptional regulator, translating to MTTSLGTPRTLDALEPALSVRQILGLERVLAGEPEVVAGASQLDRPVRWVHVAEAADVGVMLTGGEMVLTTGVLLAGDEAAQAEYIQSLHRAEASAVVLGLGRAFPAPPDVMRRAAERCGLPMVVLHRPFPFAELTEEVQSRLVRRKFAAVSLSEAVRTALTGLITGGAPLQSLLDEIAGHSACPVVVTNLAHRVLATAGERSAVDDVLRDWERISRQAGGSEGDGWIRAELGGRGERWGQIMLCGYRGDTATGRLLADRAAEALVLHRMLGGSAHTWEEQSAQSLMTDLASGVVPARQLLPRARAAGLPVNRRTFVPMVVRDGDAAQLDRVLRLLGLPGLVAELADGVTAVLLSLPRDQDADALAAHFASRLRTESGALKAVVAAAGQRTVWDDVPAGLREAQHVADAVADSKDLLDLPAVVRLKDVHLRGLIRLLRDDPQVQSFAERELDGLLCAADEDLLAVLRTYLATGRNKSRTAQLHHVSRPALYRRLEAIEGRLGVDLDDFEQAASVHIALLAHDAQQG from the coding sequence ATGACCACCTCCTTGGGAACCCCGCGAACCCTGGACGCCCTGGAGCCCGCCCTGTCGGTGCGCCAGATCCTCGGCCTGGAACGGGTCCTCGCCGGGGAACCCGAGGTGGTGGCCGGCGCGAGCCAACTCGACCGGCCCGTGCGCTGGGTGCACGTCGCCGAGGCCGCCGACGTCGGCGTGATGCTCACCGGCGGCGAGATGGTCCTCACCACCGGCGTGCTCCTCGCCGGTGACGAGGCCGCCCAGGCCGAGTACATCCAGTCCCTGCACCGCGCGGAGGCATCCGCCGTGGTCCTGGGGCTCGGTCGCGCGTTCCCCGCCCCGCCGGACGTGATGCGCCGGGCCGCCGAGCGGTGCGGGCTGCCCATGGTGGTGCTCCACCGCCCCTTCCCCTTCGCGGAGTTGACGGAAGAGGTCCAATCCCGGCTGGTGCGGCGGAAGTTCGCCGCCGTCAGCCTCTCCGAGGCCGTACGGACCGCGCTCACCGGACTCATCACTGGCGGCGCCCCGCTCCAGAGCCTGCTCGACGAGATCGCCGGGCACAGCGCCTGTCCGGTCGTCGTCACCAACCTCGCCCACCGCGTCCTCGCCACGGCGGGGGAGCGGTCGGCCGTCGACGACGTGCTGCGCGACTGGGAGCGCATCTCGCGGCAGGCCGGCGGCAGCGAGGGCGACGGCTGGATCCGCGCCGAACTGGGCGGACGCGGCGAACGCTGGGGCCAGATCATGCTGTGCGGCTACCGCGGCGACACCGCCACCGGACGCCTCCTCGCCGACCGCGCCGCCGAGGCCCTCGTCCTGCACCGCATGCTCGGCGGCTCCGCCCACACCTGGGAGGAACAGTCCGCCCAGAGCCTGATGACCGACCTCGCGAGCGGTGTCGTGCCGGCCCGCCAGCTCCTGCCCCGCGCCCGCGCGGCCGGACTCCCGGTCAACCGGCGCACCTTCGTCCCGATGGTCGTACGCGACGGCGACGCGGCCCAACTCGACCGGGTGCTACGGCTGTTGGGGCTCCCCGGACTCGTCGCCGAACTGGCCGACGGTGTCACCGCCGTCCTCCTCAGCCTGCCCCGCGACCAGGACGCGGACGCCCTCGCCGCGCACTTCGCGAGCCGACTGCGCACCGAGTCAGGGGCGTTGAAGGCGGTGGTGGCCGCCGCCGGGCAGCGCACCGTCTGGGACGACGTGCCCGCCGGTCTGCGCGAGGCACAGCACGTCGCCGACGCCGTGGCCGACTCCAAGGACCTCCTGGACCTCCCCGCCGTCGTACGCCTCAAGGACGTTCATCTGCGCGGCCTGATCCGGCTGTTGAGGGACGACCCGCAGGTGCAGTCGTTCGCCGAACGGGAGTTGGACGGGCTGCTGTGCGCGGCCGACGAGGACCTGCTCGCCGTACTGCGGACGTATCTGGCCACCGGCCGCAACAAGTCGCGCACGGCTCAGCTACACCACGTGTCGCGGCCCGCGCTGTACCGCCGGCTGGAGGCGATAGAGGGGCGGCTCGGGGTGGACCTCGACGACTTCGAGCAGGCCGCGTCGGTGCACATCGCGCTCCTCGCGCACGACGCGCAACAGGGGTGA
- a CDS encoding aspartate aminotransferase family protein: MTKDLLGRHRDVLPDWLALYYQDPLELTHGEGRHVWDAEGNKYLDFFGGILTTMTAHALPEVTKAVSEQAGRIIHSSTLYLNRPMVELAEHVAQLSGIPDARVFFTTSGTEANDTALMLATSYRKSNQILAMRNSYHGRSFSSVGITGNRGWSPTSLSPLQTLYVHGGVRTRGPYADLNDAEFIAACVEDLKDLLGHVRPPAALIAEPVQGVGGFTSPPDGLYAAFREVLAERGVLWIADEVQTGWGRTGDHFWGWQAHAENGPPDILTFAKGIGNGMSIGGVVARAEIMNCLDSNSISTFGGTQITMAAGLANLTYLLEHDLQGNARRVGGLLIERLRAVVAQHPGVREVRGRGLMIGIELVKPGTDEADPDAASAVLEAAREGGLLIGKGGGHNTSALRIAPPLSLTVAEAEEGAAILEQALRSTQ, translated from the coding sequence GTGACCAAGGACCTGCTGGGACGCCACCGGGACGTGCTCCCCGACTGGCTCGCCCTGTACTACCAAGACCCGTTGGAGCTCACGCACGGCGAGGGCCGGCATGTCTGGGACGCCGAGGGCAACAAGTACCTCGACTTCTTCGGCGGCATCCTCACCACCATGACCGCGCACGCGCTCCCCGAGGTCACCAAGGCGGTCAGCGAGCAGGCCGGGCGGATCATCCACTCGTCCACGCTCTACCTCAACCGGCCGATGGTCGAACTCGCCGAGCACGTCGCCCAGTTGTCCGGCATCCCCGACGCCCGCGTCTTCTTCACCACCTCGGGGACCGAGGCCAACGACACCGCCCTGATGCTGGCGACGTCGTACCGCAAGAGCAACCAGATCCTGGCCATGCGCAACAGCTACCACGGCCGCTCCTTCAGCTCGGTCGGCATCACCGGCAACCGCGGCTGGTCCCCGACCTCGCTGTCCCCGCTCCAGACGCTGTACGTCCACGGGGGTGTTCGGACCCGCGGTCCCTACGCCGACCTGAACGACGCCGAGTTCATCGCGGCCTGTGTCGAGGACCTGAAGGATCTCCTCGGTCACGTCCGCCCGCCCGCCGCCCTGATCGCCGAACCGGTGCAGGGCGTGGGCGGGTTCACCTCCCCGCCCGACGGCCTCTACGCCGCCTTCCGTGAAGTCCTCGCCGAGCGCGGGGTGTTGTGGATCGCCGACGAGGTGCAGACCGGCTGGGGGCGTACCGGCGACCACTTCTGGGGCTGGCAGGCGCACGCGGAGAACGGGCCGCCGGACATCCTCACCTTCGCCAAGGGCATCGGCAACGGCATGTCCATCGGCGGAGTCGTCGCCCGCGCCGAGATCATGAACTGCCTCGACTCCAACAGCATTTCGACCTTCGGCGGCACCCAGATCACCATGGCGGCCGGCCTCGCCAACCTGACCTACCTGTTGGAGCACGACCTCCAGGGCAACGCCCGGCGCGTCGGCGGCCTCCTCATCGAGCGGCTACGGGCCGTCGTCGCCCAGCATCCCGGTGTACGGGAAGTGCGCGGGCGCGGGCTGATGATCGGCATCGAGCTGGTGAAACCGGGCACCGACGAGGCCGACCCGGATGCCGCGTCCGCCGTACTCGAAGCGGCCCGCGAGGGCGGCCTGTTGATCGGCAAGGGCGGCGGACACAACACCAGCGCCCTGCGCATCGCCCCACCGCTGTCCCTGACCGTCGCGGAGGCCGAGGAGGGCGCCGCGATCCTCGAACAGGCTCTGAGGAGCACGCAGTAG
- a CDS encoding nitrilase-related carbon-nitrogen hydrolase — protein sequence MANVVRAALVQATWTGDTESMVAKHEEHAREAARQGARIIGFQEVFNAPYFCQVQEPEHYSWAEPVPDGPTVRRMQQLARETGMVIVVPVFEVEQDGFYYNTAAVIDADGTFLGKYRKHHIPQVKGFWEKYYFRPGNAGWPVFDTAVGKVGVYICYDRHFPEGWRQLGLNGAQLVYNPSATSRGLSAYLWQLEQPAAAVANEYFIAAINRVGQEEYGDNDFYGTSYFVNPRGQFVGEVASDKDEELVVRDLDFGLIEEVRQQWAFYRDRRPDAYEGLVQP from the coding sequence ATGGCCAACGTCGTACGCGCCGCTCTGGTCCAGGCCACCTGGACCGGCGACACCGAGTCCATGGTGGCGAAACACGAGGAACACGCCCGCGAGGCGGCCCGCCAGGGCGCCCGGATCATCGGGTTCCAGGAGGTGTTCAACGCCCCCTACTTCTGTCAGGTCCAGGAACCCGAGCACTACAGCTGGGCCGAGCCGGTGCCCGACGGGCCGACCGTGCGCCGTATGCAACAGCTCGCGCGCGAGACCGGCATGGTGATCGTCGTCCCGGTCTTCGAGGTCGAGCAGGACGGCTTCTACTACAACACCGCGGCCGTGATCGACGCCGACGGCACCTTCCTCGGCAAGTACCGCAAGCACCACATCCCGCAGGTCAAGGGCTTCTGGGAGAAGTACTACTTCAGGCCGGGCAACGCGGGCTGGCCCGTCTTCGACACCGCCGTCGGCAAGGTCGGTGTCTACATCTGCTACGACCGCCACTTCCCCGAGGGCTGGCGTCAACTCGGGCTCAACGGCGCCCAGTTGGTCTACAACCCGTCCGCCACCTCGCGCGGCCTCTCCGCCTACCTCTGGCAGCTGGAGCAGCCGGCCGCCGCCGTCGCCAACGAGTACTTCATCGCCGCGATCAACCGTGTGGGACAGGAGGAGTACGGGGACAACGACTTCTACGGGACGTCGTACTTCGTCAACCCGCGGGGCCAGTTCGTCGGCGAGGTCGCAAGCGACAAGGACGAGGAACTCGTCGTGCGCGACCTGGACTTCGGGTTGATCGAGGAAGTTCGCCAGCAGTGGGCGTTCTACCGCGACCGGCGTCCCGACGCCTACGAAGGGTTGGTGCAGCCGTGA
- a CDS encoding helix-turn-helix domain-containing protein, giving the protein MVRTPLTPEERERGERLGRLLREARGGRSMTDVAAHAGISAETLRKIETGRAPTPAFFTVSALAEALGLSMDELVVRCAPLAA; this is encoded by the coding sequence ATGGTACGCACCCCTCTCACCCCCGAAGAGCGCGAACGCGGCGAACGGCTCGGCCGGCTGCTCCGCGAGGCCCGTGGTGGCCGGAGCATGACGGACGTGGCGGCGCACGCGGGCATCTCGGCGGAGACCCTCCGCAAGATTGAGACGGGCCGGGCTCCCACGCCGGCCTTCTTCACCGTGTCCGCCCTCGCCGAGGCGCTCGGGCTGTCCATGGATGAACTCGTGGTCAGGTGTGCGCCGTTGGCGGCCTGA
- the map gene encoding type I methionyl aminopeptidase: MVELKTDTSVDAMYEAGQVVARALTAVREAADVGVSLLELDEVAHDVLRAAGASSPFLGYRPAFAPTAFPAVICASVNDAIVHGIPDGYRLLDGDLVSIDFGAKLGGWAGDSAISFIVGEPRPADVRLIDAAERALAAGIEAAVVGNRIGDIAHAIGTVCRTAGYGIMEDFGGHGIGRQMHEDPGVPNEGRPGRGLPLRHGMVIAIEPMLIASGRDDYHAAKDGWTLKTNDGSRAAHVEHTVAITEAGPRVLTERR; encoded by the coding sequence ATGGTGGAACTGAAGACGGACACGTCTGTCGATGCGATGTACGAGGCGGGCCAGGTCGTGGCCCGTGCCCTCACGGCCGTGCGGGAGGCCGCCGACGTGGGCGTATCCCTGCTGGAACTGGACGAGGTGGCGCACGACGTGCTGCGCGCGGCCGGCGCGAGTTCGCCCTTCCTCGGCTATCGCCCCGCCTTCGCGCCCACCGCGTTCCCCGCGGTCATCTGCGCCTCCGTGAACGACGCGATCGTGCACGGCATCCCGGACGGCTACCGCCTCCTCGACGGCGACCTGGTCTCGATCGACTTCGGCGCCAAGCTGGGCGGCTGGGCCGGCGACTCGGCGATCAGCTTCATCGTCGGCGAGCCGCGCCCCGCCGACGTCCGCCTGATCGACGCCGCCGAGCGCGCCCTCGCGGCGGGCATCGAGGCGGCCGTGGTCGGCAATCGCATCGGCGACATCGCGCACGCGATCGGCACGGTGTGCCGCACCGCCGGCTACGGCATCATGGAGGACTTCGGCGGCCACGGCATCGGCCGCCAGATGCACGAGGACCCGGGCGTCCCGAACGAGGGCCGCCCCGGCCGCGGCCTCCCCCTCCGCCACGGCATGGTCATCGCGATCGAGCCCATGCTGATCGCGAGCGGCCGCGACGACTACCACGCGGCGAAGGACGGCTGGACCCTCAAGACAAACGACGGCTCAAGAGCGGCCCACGTGGAACACACGGTGGCGATCACGGAGGCGGGCCCAAGGGTGCTGACCGAGCGCCGCTAA